The genomic window gcTAGGTCTACAATGTGATACCTTCGATTAGTGCCATCACCGGTGTGACGCCTCAAACGTATATGTGGCGGATAGCCGTAGCTTTTCACGTTGGACCACGTATGGTTATTGCCCAAGTATACTACAACTATTTCATCAGCCAGATGTCCAAAGTTGTTGACAAATCCACCagttatatacttatcaaTCTCTGCTACTGGCTCAATCTCATCGAAATAGCCGCAATCTGTGGCGTAACTTACATATCTAATCGAGAAAACTATCGTACGTCTCCTAGATTATCGTAttgttatactttaatttactgtaaattatcaactattatccttaactttttttcgtttttactgtttttagcCGTGCACgagaaaattttcattttgttcaTGCTCAGCTCGTTGTTGTATATGATTGTCATGATTAAAACATTCAACATGATGCACAAAACTATGACAGAACATCAGCGTTTATCATATAACATTAAGAAAGTACTATTCGCTATTTGTATCACATCGACGTTCACAttgataatttactttatcaaACACCGGTTTTATTGCCACGACTTGGGTAAtgttcaacataataatattaaaatatgaattaatgtttgtttgataatttcaattttttgttttcgttataGCATTTACCTGGTTTGCACTCAGTGAGTATGTCCTGGCAGTATCAAATATGGCTTTCCACTTTACCATAACACTGGACTTCCCACATGAACAGTTAATAGTTGCTAAAAATTTTCCAACACTCAAAACTGACTGAAGTGTTCTCTATATTGAATTGAAGACTTATGACTCAAACACCTTACTTCCATACACCTTCTAATTAATCTacgttttatgtatttgtaaatagtacacataaatatatgaacaCCTTTGACAGCTCTTAGGCAAATGCTCATGTAATATGTGTTTAGTCTGGaaactatattgttatatattctTGTTGACTTTCAGTTTGAATAgttttcaattgtatttttaatttcctatgtaattgaaatttttctttatctaatgttaagttcaaatatataaatattttatatacacacttatataattatatattatgcaagtataatatagtttccaATATAAACACGCACAATaactaatgttttaaattgttgtgaTTTCACTGCcaaggataataatatgtttttaaatttatttataatataatctataaatttagGTCACATATCTACCGTTGTCCTTTGGCAAGTGTTTTTATTGCAATTAACTGAGCATTAAGTTAGTCTACATGTTAAAGATATaacacttaaatttattatatttgagtgcaaaaacaaaacaaaaaaaaaagtgaccaATATAAATAGGCAGTGTgtgtacaaatgtacaattgtTTCTTAAGTATcttgaataaaaaacaaatcattattataatttcaaaaaattagtcAATGGAATTtcaataaagtttattatgccttaaaataaataaggctTATTATTAGAAAGTCAATTATGGCtgctttaatgttttttaatcactatttgTATCATAATGCACACCAAAGTGTGtgattaattgatatattattcgtaAGGAAAAGACTTCTTTTTTATTGCACCTGGATTAGACTTTCGTAAAACttgaatatatttgtttgtttatatcaAGTCAAATTTctctaaaactatattttgttaatgattatttttattattacttgctGAATCCTAAGAGCGTCATTTTACTGTAAGTATGTTTTGCCAGTGTTTCTACTAAAAATAGGGTTAATAATAGCTCTATGACACACGTAGAACTAggtattacttaattttgtggtaattatgatgttaaaaaaattttgttattaaaaataattatttgttttttgaggTGCTCAGTTGCTTCATTTGCCCGggattttataacatattgtattatgataattgcGATTCTTCcagtgatttataaattaagcttcctgtatcattatttattcattgctTCCAGACTTGATCTTACCAAATTCTCTGATTTTCAACAAtgcatttatgttttaaaacaaaatgttattattattacaatacgatTACATTACCTAGTCAGATAATTCACACAGTTTCTAGTCATTTGGTTACTACTTGTAACCagctatgataataatagttttaaaaagaaacttACCCTATACTATAGTTTTGTAAATCACTTTGTTTTCtagtcttaatttattttaatgtacaattttattgatgtttttgtttcaaaaggtatttgtttttgttttgttgttttaaattttaataaatacattaacataTAACTATTAGGGTAATTATTAAGTCATAAACATTGAcagtttgttataatatacattattgcaCTACATTTTAGTGGAAAT from Aphis gossypii isolate Hap1 chromosome 1, ASM2018417v2, whole genome shotgun sequence includes these protein-coding regions:
- the LOC114126020 gene encoding post-GPI attachment to proteins factor 2-like, with the translated sequence MTAKTAVKSANEPADDPLEHMLLFFNLSIRKLAFVGVSLPLITLLTCLATAYVFQYDDVHETHCRVYNVIPSISAITGVTPQTYMWRIAVAFHVGPRMVIAQVYYNYFISQMSKVVDKSTSYILINLCYWLNLIEIAAICGVTYISNRENYPVHEKIFILFMLSSLLYMIVMIKTFNMMHKTMTEHQRLSYNIKKVLFAICITSTFTLIIYFIKHRFYCHDLAFTWFALSEYVLAVSNMAFHFTITLDFPHEQLIVAKNFPTLKTD